One Silene latifolia isolate original U9 population chromosome 4, ASM4854445v1, whole genome shotgun sequence DNA segment encodes these proteins:
- the LOC141653764 gene encoding GDSL lipase-like, with the protein MAKRKTAMVFAIMAMCATFVFFTPLCSNAQITVVPIQQRLRQQPCPLYVFGDSLYDTGMAFYIDKGPVADSYPYGTTYFKRPAGRFSDGRLVPDFIAQFAGLPFPEPYFKPNFTDFEKSVNFADAAAGVLVDGRPNTLNLELQTDYYVEMVGKMEQQYGEEKTEQLVSRAVHVFNTGANDYVDLWNQNAKPLDPSLVNSLVNKILGNFTLHLTRMYYQGARKFAFHGFGPVGCLPGFLEEDGSCSESLNELMRLHNERFAPMAKTWARKLPGFKYTIYDFYSSLSARLANGAQYGFAETQRACCGSGPFNGKFSCMDKVNFTLCDDPTKHLWFDAGHPSERADLQFAQEFWGGPPNLVNPVNLKTFFELQATTD; encoded by the exons ATGGCTAAAAGAAAAACAGCCATGGTTTTTGCTATTATGGCTATGTGTGCTACTTTTGTATTTTTCACTCCTTTGTGTTCTAATGCTCAAATTACGGTTGTTCCTATTCAACAACGTCTCCGTCAACAACCGTGTCCGCTTTATGTCTTCGGAGATTCTCTCTATGATACCGGTATGGCCTTTTACATCGATAAAGGCCCTGTCGCTGACTCTTACCCGTATGGTACCACCTATTTCAAACGCCCTGCTGGGAGATTCTCTGACGGCCGTCTCGTTCCTGATTTCATAG CTCAATTCGCAGGATTGCCGTTTCCAGAGCCGTATTTTAAACCAAATTTCACGGATTTTGAAAAATCCGTTAACTTTGCTGATGCAGCTGCTGGTGTTCTGGTTGACGGACGTCCTAATACA TTAAATTTGGAGTTGCAAACAGACTATTATGTAGAAATGGTGGGTAAAATGGAACAACAATACGGAGAAGAAAAGACGGAGCAGCTGGTATCACGTGCAGTGCACGTATTCAACACAGGGGCTAATGACTATGTTGACCTTTGGAATCAAAACGCAAAGCCTCTTGATCCATCCTTGGTTAATTCATTAGTTAACAAGATTCTTGGCAACTTTACCCTTCACCTCACA AGAATGTACTACCAAGGAGCAAGAAAGTTTGCATTTCATGGGTTTGGGCCAGTGGGGTGTTTACCAGGATTCCTTGAAGAAGACGGTAGTTGTTCGGAATCGTTAAATGAGTTGATGAGATTGCACAACGAACGGTTTGCTCCGATGGCCAAGACATGGGCCCGTAAATTACCTGGTTTCAAGTACACCATCTATGATTTCTATTCTTCTTTATCCGCCCGTCTCGCTAACGGCGCTCAATACG GTTTCGCGGAAACCCAAAGAGCATGTTGTGGAAGTGGACCGTTCAACGGTAAATTCAGTTGCATGGACAAAGTCAATTTTACTCTTTGTGATGATCCAACTAAACACTTATGGTTTGATGCTGGCCATCCTTCTGAGAGAGCTGACTTACAATTTGCTCAAGAATTTTGGGGTGGTCCTCCTAATCTTGTTAATCCTGTCAATTTAAAGACTTTCTTTGAATTGCAAGCCACTACTGATTAA